TGCTGGGCGTCGCGCAGGCCGTCGGTGGTCGCGGGGAGGCCGGCGTCGCCCGCCTGGCGGACGACCGCAGCGTGCGCGGCCTCGGTGCGGGCGCGGGTGGCCGCCAGCTCCTCGCGCAGCTCCCCGGCCCGGCGGGCGGCGCGGTCGGCCGACTCCTGGGCGGCCTGGAGCCTGCCGTGGCGGGCGACGAGCTCGCGGTCGGTCGGGAACGCGCCGAGGTGCTGCTCCCACCTGCCCACCAGGTCGTGCGCGGCGGCCAGTCCGGTCTCGGCGGTCCCGAGGTCGGCGCGCAGGTCGCCCAGCTCGTCCTCCAGCTCGACGACGCGCCTGCGGCGGGCGGCCTCGCGGGCGCCGGCGCCGATGAACTCGGCAGCGTCCTTGCGCCACCCGCCGTGCAGGACGCCCGCCTGCCAGCGGCCGTCGACGCCGACCGCGAACGGGCCGGAGGTCAGCGACACGGACGCCAGCAGGTCCGCGACCACGCCGGCGGGGACGGGCGAGCCGGGTTCGACGGCGGGCGCCAGGACGGTGGCCAGGGTCGGTTCGGCGGCCGGGTCGCCGGGCACCGCGTGCGTGTCCGGCAGCGCACTCGCGTCCGGCAGCGCGCGGGACGCCGGGGTGACCCAGGCGTCCAGGAGCCCGGAGGCCTCCAGGGCCGCTTCCAGGCCCGCCCGGTCCGCGGCGTCGAGGCCCTCGGCGAAGTCGACCAGGCGGTGGAACGGCGCGCCCGCGGCCGGGTCGCGGTCGGCGGCGGAGTGGCGGCCGGGGGCGGGCCGGTAGGTGGTGCCCGCGCGCAGCGCCGCCAGCTCGGCGTCCCGCTCGTCGATGGCGGCGGTGATCCGCGCCCTGCGGTCCGCCGCGCCGTGGGCCGCGGTCCTGGCCTCGGTCACCAGGGGGGTCACCCCGGCGCGGACGTCGGTGGCGAGGGTACGGGCGCCGGCCGGGTCGACCGTCGTCGGCAGGGCGAGGGGGCTGTCGGGCGCGTGGGTCGCCAGTGGACCGGCGGCGCACCAGGCGGCCACCTCGGACAGCCAGCTCCGCGCCACCCCGTCCAGCTCAGCGGCCTCCTGGTCGCGTCGGGCGGCGGCGTCGGCCGCGGCGCGGTGGGCGTCGCGCTCGGCCTGCGCCAGGGCGTCCAGGTCGCGCCGCGCCGCGTCCAGCTCCGCCGCCCGGGTCGCCAGCGCGAGGGCCAGGGCGCCGTGGCGGCGCGCCTCGGAGGCGATCTCCGCCGCGCTCGCGACCACCGGGTCCAGGGCGAGGTCGGTCGTCGGCGGCGGCACGCGGCGGTCCACGGGGAGCGGGTCGGCTTCGGGGTCCGGCTTGGCCCGCACGGACTCCGTCCGCACGGTGGCGTCCACCGAGGGCAGCCGCGGCACGTCGGGCACCGGCGTGCCCTCCAGGCCGGCCGCGCGGAGGTGCCGGCGCAGGGGTTCCACCAGGTCCTCCGCCGTGCCGAGGTCCTCGGCGAGGCGGCGCAGCAGGCGCAGCACGCCGTCGACCGCGCCGTCCTCCTGGGCGCGCTGCTTGCCCGCCACGTCCAGCGCGGTCACCGCCGACGAGCGCTTCTCCGCCACGAGCGTCTCGCGCGTCCGCAGGTCCTGGAGGTCGCGGAACGCGGGCAGCTCCTTCAGCGCGCCGATGGTTTCCTCGGCCCGCTGCTCGCCGGCCTCCAGCGAGGTCAGGGAGTGCTCGGCGGCGGCCCGTTCGGCGAGGGTCGACTCCAGCGCCGCCGACAGCTTCGCCGACGAGCGCTCCAGCTTGCGCACGCCCTCCTCGGCCGCGCCGAGCTTGTCGGCCGCCGCGCGCACGCCGCCCAGCGCGTAGTCCGAGTACGTCCTGAGGAACGTGCCCAGCGCGGCGTCGGCCGAGGTCAGGCGGGTGATGTTGGACCGGATCGACTCCAGGTCGTCGAACGACGTGGCCAGCTGCTCGACCATCGCCTGGTCGAGCGGCGGCAGGGCGTCGGACAGGATCTGCTCAAGCTGCCCCTCCAGGACCTTCAGGCCCACGTCGGGGTTGCGCAGCGTCCGCTGGAGGTGCAGCAGGTCGCCGTAGCGGGGGGCGGGCACGCCGTACACGGTCTCGGCGACCTTCGCCCGGAACGCCGCCTCCTCCAGCACGCAGTCCGCGCCGATCGCGTCGCGCAGCTGCGCCGGTCCCAGCGGGACGTCGTCGGGTCCGGCGAGCGCCAGGTCGTGGCCGACGCGGGCGGGCGTGATGAAGCGCCACGAGTCGGTGATGGCCTGCGACGTCTTGGACGCCTTCACGCCGACGCCGCACGTCAGGTACTCGCCGCCGCGTTCCAGCTCGACCCACGCGTAGCCGATGCGGTGCGGCCCGCCGGGGTGGTCGTCGAGCATGAGCCGGCGCAGCGACACGGTGTCGAAGCCCTTGGAGCCGATCTGCCGCAGGTCGCCGTCCAGGCACAGCGGCAGCAGCAGCTCCAGCGTGCGCGACTTGCCGGACCCGTTGGTGCCCTGGAAGATCGCGCGACCCCCGGAGAAGTCGAACACCTGCCGGGTGTACTGCCAGATGTTGACGATGCCGCCCCTGTGCAGCCGCCACCTAGTCACGCGCTCTCCTCGTCGAACAGCGACCAGCTCTCCACGACGGGCGCCGGTCGCTCGGTCTCACGGTCACGTTCCGGGTCGCCGTCGGGCACCGGGACCCACCGGTGCGCGGCGGCGTTGACGAGCCACCCGTCGTCGGACAGCACGGCCAACCCCATGCGGCGCAGCAGTTCCAGCACCTCCTCGACGAGCCGGTCGAGGTCGTCGGTGAACTGCTTGGACCACGCCGCCGGGTAGTCCTCCACGAGCCGCCCGCACACCTCGCGCAGCACCCGCACGTCCACGGCGTGCCGCCCGTCGGGGCGCGGCTCGGACTCCAGCAGCTCCGGCAGCGCGAGCAGCGCGATGCGCGCCGCGGTCGAGGTGCCGGGGAAGTACAGGTCGGTCAGGTAGTCCTCGGGGTCGGCGACCAGCACGCCCTCCGCGCGGCACTCGGTGAGCAGGCCGAACGACGCCTCCAGCAGCGCGCTCTCCTTGCGCTGGTTGCGGCGCAGCCAGTCGGCCTGCTCGGACGGCAGGTCGGCGTACAGCACGACGGGGTCCTCCACGAGCCTGCGCCGCACGGCGTGCTCGACGCCGCGCGGTCCGGGCCGGGCGGCGAGCGCCACCAGCTGCTCGGGCGACGTCGCCTCGGCCACCGGTCCGGTCAGCAGCCGGCCGAGCAGGTCGGTGTCCACGGTGATCAGCGCCTCGGCCTGCACGTCGACGGTGCCCTCGGTCTCGTGCAGCACGCCGAGGGACACGAGGTGGCGCAGCGCCGCCGTCAGCGCGCGCCGGTCCACGACGTCGTCGACGACCTCCACGCCGGCCTCGACGGCGGCGGCGCGGACGTCGGACACCAGCCGCGACAGCAGCACCTGCCGCCCGATGCCGGTGAGCACCGCGAGCGTCAGCGCCACGTAGGCGTAGCCGCGCGGGGACATGCCGGGCACGCCGCGCGAGTCGTCGGGGCCGGGACCGGTCTTGTGGAGCCGGGCGAACCGCCGTTCGACGACGAGCCGGTAGCCCAGGACGCGGGCGAACAGGTCCTGCAACGGGGCGCGGTGCCGGTAGACGAGGGTCAGCAGCTCGCCGTCGGGCCCGTCGGCGCGCAGCAGCGGCCGGCGCAGCAGGGTGCGGGCGCAGCGCACGACGGCGGCCGCGTCGATCTCGGAGAGGTCGTCGAACATCAGTCGAGCACCAGCGTGGAGTCGTGCAGGGTCAGGGTCCCCGCGGTGGACCTGATCCGCGTCGTGCGCCCCTCGGCGGGCGCGACGGTGACCGTCAGGCCGCGCACGGGATCGGTCGCCGACCCGGGGCCGTCGGCGCCGTCGCGCTGCGCCATGGCCAGGGTGAGCAGTTCGCACAGCACGCCCAGCGCCTCACCGGACAGCGTGGTCGTCGCGAGGCGGGGCGCGGCGGCGGACAGCTCGGCCACGGACGCGGCGCGCCGCTCGTCGGCCTCGCGCGCCTCGGCCAGCAGCGACTGCTCGGTCATCGGGTCGTCCAGGATCTTCGACGCCCGCCCGCGCGCGGCCCGGTCGCCGCGGCTGCGCACGCTCACCGGCACGTCCACCACGGGGCCGTCGCGCCACGGCGTCCGCTCGTCGTCCCGGTCGTGCTCGGGCGCGGGCGACACGTGCCGGGCAGAGTGCAGCCCGAACGCCGCCGCGTACAGCTCGTGGCCGCGCGACCGCGAGCCCGTGTCGAACCACAGGGCGAGCTTCAGCAGCTCGGCCCGCCTGCCCGGCAGCAGCCCGCCGCCCGACGTGGCGCGCTTCACGCTCGCCAGCAGCGACCCGATCGCCCGCGCGGTGGCCTCGCGCAGCGCCGTCACCTGGCTCGGACGGCCGGGCCGGTCGACGAACCAGTCGGTCAGCTCCTGCCAGTCCTCGGCGGACCGGCCGCGCGCCCGTTCGACGCGTTCGCCCAGGTCGGCGCGGCCCAGCAGGCCCAGCAGGCCCAGCAGGTCGTCCCGCGCGGCGCCGAGGCGGTGCAGGGCGTCGGCGATGGCGGGGGTGTGCCGCAGCACGTCCTCCACGACCATCTGGATGTACTCGACGAGCAGGTTGCGGAACCCGGAGATCTCCTCGGGCGCGAGGTGGTGCCGGGTCACGACCTGCCCCAGGTAGGCGTAGAAGTCGCGCACGGTGGCGGCCAGCTCGGCGTGCTGGAGGAACAGCGTGGTCACCTGCTCGGCGAGCACCTCGCGCGGCCGGCGGCCCTCGCTCGCCAACGCCTCCGCCAGGGTCTGCCCGAGCTGCCGGAGGCCGCGCTCGACGGCGGGCAGCAACTCCCGCGACACCTCGCGGGCGCCCTCCGGCACGCGCAGCAGCTCGTCGGCGTCGCGCTGCACGCGCACGGCGAGCTTGCCCACCTGGTAGCGGACGCTGCCGTGCTGGAACTCGGCGATGCTGGTGGCCACCACCTCGCGGCGGCCCTGCACCAGGTTGCCCCACTCGACGAGTTGCTTGAGGCGGCTGATGACGTTCTCGATGCGCGACTCGCCCGGCTCGACCCGGCCCTCCCGCTCCGCGCCGGCCAGCGCCCCGGCGACCTCGCCCGCGGACAGGTCGGCGAGCAGCGTGGACGCGAACAGCCGCATGATGGCCAGGTACGTGCGCTGGTGTTCGCGCGCGTCCAGGTACGCGTAGAGCTTCAGGCGGGCTGCTTCCACGGTGCGCCACCCTAATGCGGGGGTCCGACGGCGAGTCGGCACCTGGCGGCTCGGCGCGGACGCGCGCGGGCTACCGTGCCCCCTGTGAGTCTGGGGCGCGCGGTGGGGTTGTTGCTGGGTGTGGCCGCTGACGCGGTCCTCGGCGATCCCGAGGGGTACCACCCGGTGGCGGGGTTCGGGCGGGCGGCGAAGGCGCTGGAGCGGACGCTGTACCGGGACGCCCGGGCGGCGGGCGTCGCGCACACCGCCGCGCTGGTCGGCGGCACGGTCCTCGCCGGGGTCGCGGTCGAGCGGCTCGCCGGGCGCAACGAGGTCGTGCGGGCGCTGACCACGGCCGTCGCCACGTGGGCGGTGCTGGGCGGGTCGTCGCTGGCCGACGAGGGCACCGCGATGGGCCGCGAGCTGGACGGCGGCGACCTGGAGGCGGCCCGCCGCCGGCTGCCCAACCTGTGCGGGCGCGAACCGCACCGGCTCGACACGTTCGGCCTGGCCAAGGCGACCGTGGAGTCCGTGGCGGAGAACACGTCGGACGCGGTCGTGGCGCCCCTGTTCTGGGGCGCGGTCGCGGGCGTGCCCGGTCTGATCGGCTACCGGGCGGTGAACACCCTCGACGCGATGGTGGGCCACCGCAACGAGCGCTACCGCCGGTTCGGCTGGGCCGCGGCCCGGCTGGACGACGTGGCGAACCTGCTGCCGTCGCGGCTGGCGGCGCTGCTCACGGCGGCGGGCGCGCCGGTCGTCGGCGGTTCGGCGGGCGAGGCGTGGCGGACGTGGCGGCGGGACGCCTCGGCGCACCCCAGTCCCAACGCGGGCCAGGTGGAGGCGGCGTTCGCGGGCGCCCTGGAGATCCGGCTCGGCGGTCGCACGGTGTACGCGCACGGCGCGGAGGACCGCCCGGTGCTGGGGCACGGCCGCAGCCCGGACGCGGGTCACGTGACGCGGGCGGTGGAGCTGTCGCGGGTGGTCGGCGCGGCGGCGGCCGGGCTGACCGCGGTCATCGCGCTGGTGCGGCCTCGTCCTCGTCCTCGGCGAGCATCTCGGCGACGGACTTCCGCCTAGCGCGCGGTCGGTCCGCGGAGCCGGCGCCACCGCCCCCGGTGGCGAGCGCGCCGCCGGGGCGGACCTCGCGGACGGTGAAGTACAGCCAGCCGCCGAGGGCCATCACGCCGAACGCGATCCACTGGAGCGCGTAGGAGAAGTACGGCCCGGCGTCGAGCTTGGGCAGCGGCAGCGCCTCCTCCACGCCCGGCTGGCCCTCGGTGAGCTGGAAGTAGCCGGGCCGGATGGTCAGGCCCGCCGCGCGGCCCACCACGTCCGGGTTGATCGCGTACACCTGCCGGTGGCCGTCCTGGTCGAACGCGTCGCGGTCGTCCGACTCGCCCACCCGGGTCCACGCGGTCACCGTCACCACGCCGTCGGGCACGGGCTTCAGGTCGGGCACCCGGACGCCGCTCACCGGCCGCACGTACCCGCGGTCCACCAGCACGACCACGCCGTCGTCCAGCTCGAACGGCGTCAGCACCTCGAACGCCGCCTCGCCCTGCACGGTCCGCAGCCGCGCCACCGCCTGCCCCTCGGGCAGGTAGCGGCCGGTGAGCGTGACGCGCCGCCACTCCAGTTCGGCGTTGGACCTGTCGAGCAGGCCCGCGAGCGGCACCGGGTCCGTGCGCACGGAGGACGTGACCGCGTCGTTCTGCGCCTGGCGCTCGTCGTCGCGGCTGAACTGCCAGGGGGCGAGCAGCGTGAAGCACGCGCCCGCGAACACCCAGACGGCCAGCGTCAACGCCAGCCAGCCGGGCCGCAACAAGAAGCTGAACCGCACGTCACCACGGTAATCCCTACGCCGGTGTGACCCGCACCCGGTCGAAGCGGGCGGTGAACCCGGGCCCGTCCGGCGCCGCCGCCATCACGCCCGCCAGGGCTTCCACGCCGGACGGGAAGTACGCGAGGCGCAGCAGCGAGGTCGGTTCCCCGTCGCCCACGCCGTAGCGGAGGGTCACCGCGTCGCCCTCGCGGACGGCGCTGATCACGACCCGCTCGACCCGGCCGACGCCGACCACCGACCAGTCGGAGAAGTCCCTGGTCACGACGGTGCTGATCTGGAACTCGCCGTCGACCAGCTCCACGCCCGCCTTGATCCAGTTCCGGTCGTCGGCGTGCAGGGCGATGCCCGCCTGGTCGTACTGGGCGGCGTACTCGCCGGTGAAGGACGCGGTGAGGGTGAGGTCGCCGGTCACCGGCACGCCGAGGACGTGCGCCGAGTCCCGGTCGTACCCGTAGTGGGTGGTGCGCCACAGGTCCGTGCCGGGGTCGGCGGTGATGGTCAGGCCGTCCCGGTCGGTCCACGCGCGGGGCTCGTTGAGCCACCGCCAGTCGTCGCGGTCGAAGAGTGTGATCCCCATCTCGGCATCATGTCAGCGCACGGGCCGAGGCCAAGGCCCGCAGGGCGTAACCGCGGCCGAACAGGACGGCGTGGACGAGCAGCGGGAACAGCTGGTGCAGCGGCACGCGCTCGCGCCGACCGGGGGCCGGCGGGCTCACCTCGTGGTAGGCGGCGAGCACCCGGTCGAGGTGCGGGCAGCCGAACAGGTCGAGCATCGCGAGGTCGGTCTCCCGGTGGCCGCCGTGCGCGGCCGGGTCGATCAGCCACGCCCGCCCGTCGGCCGCCCAGTGCACGTTGCCGCTCCACAGGTCGCCGTGCAGCCGGGCCGGCGGTTCCCCTGGCGCCTCGACCCGCACCCGGTCGAACACCGCCGCCTCGTCGGCGGTCAGCGCGCCCGCGTCCGCGGCGAGGCGGGCGTAGCGGATGACGCGGTGCTCGTGGAACCAGTCGGGCCAGGTCGGCGACGGGGTGTTGCGCATCGGGGCGAGGCCGATCGAGGCGTCGGCCGGTCCGCCGGGCGGTGGAGCGCCGAACGCGGGCGCGCCGGTGGCGTGCAGCCGGGCCAGCGCCCGCCCGAACTCCTCGGCCGCCCCCGGTGACGGCCGGCCGGGTTCGACGTGGTCCACGCACAGCCAGTGGCCGTCGTGGCCGCGCACCCGCGGCACGGGCGGCCCGCCGGGTTCGGCGAGCCACTCCAGCGAGGCGGCCTCGGCGATCACCGCGGCCGGGTCGTCGTAACGCTTGACGACCACCCGGCCGCCGTCGGCGAGGTCCGCCTGCCACACCGCGCCCGAGAGCGGGCGCGACCCGGCGACGGGCGTGCCGGTGAGCCGGGTGGCGGCGTCGGCGGGGGTCACAGGTGCTCGCGGGTCCAGGCCAGCAGGCCGGGCACGGCGGCCTCCACCATCCGGATCACCAGGTCGAAGCCCTCCTCGTCCCCGTAGTACGGATCGGGCACGTCCACGCCGTCGGCGTCCGGGTCGAACGAGCGCAGCAGGCGCACCCGGTCCGGGTCGTCCACCAGGCGGCGCAGCGCGCGGGCGTGCCCGGAGTCCAGGGCGACCAGCAGGTCGGCACCCAGGTGGTCCTCGTCGACCTGGTCGGCGCTGTGCTCCGCGGGATAGCCGTTGTCGGTCAGCGACCTGGCCGCGCGCGGGTCGGCCGGGTCGCCCACGTGCCAGCCGCCGGTGCCCGCGCTGGTCACCTCCACGAGGTCACCCAGGCCGGCCCGGCGCAGGTGCTCGCGGAATATGATCGCGGCCACGGGGGAGCGGCAGATGTTGCCGGTGCAGATGAAGGCGATCGTCAAGGGCACGGCAGGTCAGTCTGCCAGTTGGGCGCTCCGGGTGAGGGCGCTGGACGCGGTGCCCGGCACGCACGACCATCGAACGTGACCGGCTCTCGTTGGGGGTCCGATGTCAGGGGTCGTGGTCGGTGTCGTCGTGCTGCTCGCCGCCGCGGTGGCGACCGGGGTCGTCGTCGTGCT
This region of Saccharothrix longispora genomic DNA includes:
- a CDS encoding TIGR02678 family protein — its product is MFDDLSEIDAAAVVRCARTLLRRPLLRADGPDGELLTLVYRHRAPLQDLFARVLGYRLVVERRFARLHKTGPGPDDSRGVPGMSPRGYAYVALTLAVLTGIGRQVLLSRLVSDVRAAAVEAGVEVVDDVVDRRALTAALRHLVSLGVLHETEGTVDVQAEALITVDTDLLGRLLTGPVAEATSPEQLVALAARPGPRGVEHAVRRRLVEDPVVLYADLPSEQADWLRRNQRKESALLEASFGLLTECRAEGVLVADPEDYLTDLYFPGTSTAARIALLALPELLESEPRPDGRHAVDVRVLREVCGRLVEDYPAAWSKQFTDDLDRLVEEVLELLRRMGLAVLSDDGWLVNAAAHRWVPVPDGDPERDRETERPAPVVESWSLFDEESA
- a CDS encoding SURF1 family cytochrome oxidase biogenesis protein, whose amino-acid sequence is MRFSFLLRPGWLALTLAVWVFAGACFTLLAPWQFSRDDERQAQNDAVTSSVRTDPVPLAGLLDRSNAELEWRRVTLTGRYLPEGQAVARLRTVQGEAAFEVLTPFELDDGVVVLVDRGYVRPVSGVRVPDLKPVPDGVVTVTAWTRVGESDDRDAFDQDGHRQVYAINPDVVGRAAGLTIRPGYFQLTEGQPGVEEALPLPKLDAGPYFSYALQWIAFGVMALGGWLYFTVREVRPGGALATGGGGAGSADRPRARRKSVAEMLAEDEDEAAPAR
- a CDS encoding low molecular weight protein-tyrosine-phosphatase, with the translated sequence MTIAFICTGNICRSPVAAIIFREHLRRAGLGDLVEVTSAGTGGWHVGDPADPRAARSLTDNGYPAEHSADQVDEDHLGADLLVALDSGHARALRRLVDDPDRVRLLRSFDPDADGVDVPDPYYGDEEGFDLVIRMVEAAVPGLLAWTREHL
- a CDS encoding DUF2397 domain-containing protein, translated to MEAARLKLYAYLDAREHQRTYLAIMRLFASTLLADLSAGEVAGALAGAEREGRVEPGESRIENVISRLKQLVEWGNLVQGRREVVATSIAEFQHGSVRYQVGKLAVRVQRDADELLRVPEGAREVSRELLPAVERGLRQLGQTLAEALASEGRRPREVLAEQVTTLFLQHAELAATVRDFYAYLGQVVTRHHLAPEEISGFRNLLVEYIQMVVEDVLRHTPAIADALHRLGAARDDLLGLLGLLGRADLGERVERARGRSAEDWQELTDWFVDRPGRPSQVTALREATARAIGSLLASVKRATSGGGLLPGRRAELLKLALWFDTGSRSRGHELYAAAFGLHSARHVSPAPEHDRDDERTPWRDGPVVDVPVSVRSRGDRAARGRASKILDDPMTEQSLLAEAREADERRAASVAELSAAAPRLATTTLSGEALGVLCELLTLAMAQRDGADGPGSATDPVRGLTVTVAPAEGRTTRIRSTAGTLTLHDSTLVLD
- a CDS encoding TIGR02680 family protein, yielding MTRWRLHRGGIVNIWQYTRQVFDFSGGRAIFQGTNGSGKSRTLELLLPLCLDGDLRQIGSKGFDTVSLRRLMLDDHPGGPHRIGYAWVELERGGEYLTCGVGVKASKTSQAITDSWRFITPARVGHDLALAGPDDVPLGPAQLRDAIGADCVLEEAAFRAKVAETVYGVPAPRYGDLLHLQRTLRNPDVGLKVLEGQLEQILSDALPPLDQAMVEQLATSFDDLESIRSNITRLTSADAALGTFLRTYSDYALGGVRAAADKLGAAEEGVRKLERSSAKLSAALESTLAERAAAEHSLTSLEAGEQRAEETIGALKELPAFRDLQDLRTRETLVAEKRSSAVTALDVAGKQRAQEDGAVDGVLRLLRRLAEDLGTAEDLVEPLRRHLRAAGLEGTPVPDVPRLPSVDATVRTESVRAKPDPEADPLPVDRRVPPPTTDLALDPVVASAAEIASEARRHGALALALATRAAELDAARRDLDALAQAERDAHRAAADAAARRDQEAAELDGVARSWLSEVAAWCAAGPLATHAPDSPLALPTTVDPAGARTLATDVRAGVTPLVTEARTAAHGAADRRARITAAIDERDAELAALRAGTTYRPAPGRHSAADRDPAAGAPFHRLVDFAEGLDAADRAGLEAALEASGLLDAWVTPASRALPDASALPDTHAVPGDPAAEPTLATVLAPAVEPGSPVPAGVVADLLASVSLTSGPFAVGVDGRWQAGVLHGGWRKDAAEFIGAGAREAARRRRVVELEDELGDLRADLGTAETGLAAAHDLVGRWEQHLGAFPTDRELVARHGRLQAAQESADRAARRAGELREELAATRARTEAAHAAVVRQAGDAGLPATTDGLRDAQHAAAEAQRTADRLGDVLRRQCAGTVADLTDANHRYRAAVDDRVAAETDAEARCLDYATQASALAELTEAIGGEAREVAGQLARLERSRRDVRDELKRVREDVASARERAATLTARLDTAAEQLAAARDARVDAAERLTSVVHAPGVLAAALPDVPADVTSVRAALATTDRRAASETTVITRLQALQTALAGSHDITADQHAGLLTVMVSGEDGARPVATAARRVTAKLGEQRGYLDGQYQRIFADYLIRDLAEWLRGQIAVAEDLCKRMNAVLDRARSSQGVHVKLAWKHSAALDEPTRDALALVRLPYAERDPEQDATLRRVFTERIEAERDSHTGGYAEVLSRALDYRTWHQFTVTVADTAPDGGPRERRLKQLSSGETRLISYVTLFAAAASFYDAVSGDFSPLRLVLLDEAFERLDDPTIARMLGLLVDLDMDWVITWPSGWGVSDRIPRMHIYDVLRPKNGRGVACTRTTWDGAALDRIDP
- a CDS encoding cobalamin biosynthesis protein, whose protein sequence is MSLGRAVGLLLGVAADAVLGDPEGYHPVAGFGRAAKALERTLYRDARAAGVAHTAALVGGTVLAGVAVERLAGRNEVVRALTTAVATWAVLGGSSLADEGTAMGRELDGGDLEAARRRLPNLCGREPHRLDTFGLAKATVESVAENTSDAVVAPLFWGAVAGVPGLIGYRAVNTLDAMVGHRNERYRRFGWAAARLDDVANLLPSRLAALLTAAGAPVVGGSAGEAWRTWRRDASAHPSPNAGQVEAAFAGALEIRLGGRTVYAHGAEDRPVLGHGRSPDAGHVTRAVELSRVVGAAAAGLTAVIALVRPRPRPRRASRRRTSA
- a CDS encoding fructosamine kinase family protein, whose translation is MTPADAATRLTGTPVAGSRPLSGAVWQADLADGGRVVVKRYDDPAAVIAEAASLEWLAEPGGPPVPRVRGHDGHWLCVDHVEPGRPSPGAAEEFGRALARLHATGAPAFGAPPPGGPADASIGLAPMRNTPSPTWPDWFHEHRVIRYARLAADAGALTADEAAVFDRVRVEAPGEPPARLHGDLWSGNVHWAADGRAWLIDPAAHGGHRETDLAMLDLFGCPHLDRVLAAYHEVSPPAPGRRERVPLHQLFPLLVHAVLFGRGYALRALASARALT
- a CDS encoding DUF1349 domain-containing protein; this translates as MGITLFDRDDWRWLNEPRAWTDRDGLTITADPGTDLWRTTHYGYDRDSAHVLGVPVTGDLTLTASFTGEYAAQYDQAGIALHADDRNWIKAGVELVDGEFQISTVVTRDFSDWSVVGVGRVERVVISAVREGDAVTLRYGVGDGEPTSLLRLAYFPSGVEALAGVMAAAPDGPGFTARFDRVRVTPA